One genomic window of Columba livia isolate bColLiv1 breed racing homer chromosome 9, bColLiv1.pat.W.v2, whole genome shotgun sequence includes the following:
- the MELTF gene encoding melanotransferrin isoform X1 yields MKISRNVFYLLFFHAALSLERVRWCTVSEQELSKCNDMSKAFGGAGILPALECTQGGSAANCTRMIKDDLADAVTLDGHLIYQAGKEHGLKPVVGEVYDQEIGTSYYAVAVVRKNSNITINSLKGVTSCHTGINRTAGWDVPVGYLIDSGRLAAMGCDLPKAVSDYFSASCVPGANGVNYPKSLCQLCKGDSGGQNKCERNSQEQYYDYSGAFRCLAEGAGEVAFVKHSTVPENTDGRSLSSWAQKLRSQDFQLLCRNGSTADVTEWRTCHLARVPARAVVVRPETDGTAVFQLLNQGQQRFSGVGTRFQMFDSAAYGAQNLLFRDSTTELVAITDQDYQAWLGDEYLHAMQALSCDPNTLPESLNWCVVSTEEIWKCGEMAIAFKKQSLKPEIQCISAKTKEECMELIQKKESDAVVVGRADIYTAGKTYGLVPAAGESYSADDNSNAYYAVVLVKRNLSNAFTISDLKGKKSCHTGLGRTAGWTIPIGMLIKRGIIKTRDCNIPQAVSEFFSASCVPSAKQENYPSKLCQLCIGDDRGNNKCSASSQERYYSYSGAFRCLAENSGDVAFVKHSTVFENTDGKNTDSWAQNLKSSDFQLLCPNGARAEVTQFAECHLAQVPAQAIMVHPDTSVFALYGLLDKAQVYFGNNSNGNGFKMFDSSAFQGKDLIFKDSAVAIVPVEERRTYAEWLGSEYIESLEGMQTPQCSGASNKIRQYLLMTTVIPVFILCQIQGLD; encoded by the exons ATGAAGATCTCCAGAAATGTCTTCtatcttctcttctttcatgCTG CTCTCAGCCTGGAACGTGTCCGGTGGTGCACTGTCTCTGAGCAAGAACTTTCCAAATGTAATGACATGAGTAAGGCCTTTGGGGGGGCTGGCATCCTTCCTGCTCTGGAGTGTACGCAGGGAGGGTCAGCTGCTAACTGTACCCGGATGATCAAG GATGATTTGGCAGATGCAGTGACACTGGATGGTCATTTGATTTACCAGGCCGGAAAGGAGCATGGTCTGAAACCTGTGGTTGGGGAAGTGTATGATCAAG AGATTGGAACTTCCTACTATGCTGTGGCTGTGGTGAGGAAGAACTCCAATATCACCATCAACAGCCTGAAGGGTGTCACTTCATGTCACACAGGCATCAACAGAACTGCAGGCTGGGATGTGCCGGTGGGTTATCTGATAGACAGCGGGCGCCTGGCAGCAATGGGATGTGACCTCCCAAAAG CTGTAAGTGACTATTTCAGTGCAAGCTGTGTTCCTGGAGCAAATGGTGTAAATTATCCCAAATCCCTCTGTCAGCTCTGCAAAGGGGATTCAGGTGGGCAGAACAAATGTGAACGGAATTCCCAAGAGCAATACTATGACTACAGTGGGGCTTTCAG gTGTTTGGCTGAAGGTGCTGGAGAAGTCGCTTTTGTGAAGCACAGCACAGTGCCTGAAAACACAGATG GAAGAAGTCTTTCTTCATGGGCCCAGAAGCTTCGCTCCCAGGACTTCCAGCTCCTGTGCCGTAATGGCAGTACAGCTGATGTGACAGAGTGGAGAACCTGCCACCTGGCCCGAGTCCCAGCTCGTGCCGTGGTTGTGCGGCCTGAGACAGATGGGACAGCTGTCTTCCAGCTTCTGAACCAGGGACAA CAAAGATTTAGTGGGGTAGGCACCAGATTTCAGATGTTTGACTCCGCAGCCTATGGTGCCCAGAATCTCCTGTTCAGAGACTCCACCACAGAGCTCGTTGCAATCACAGATCAGGATTACCAGGCATGGCTGGGTGATGAGTATCTTCATGCTATGCAAGCTCTAAGCTGTGACCCCAACA CATTGCCAGAAAGCCTGAACTGGTGTGTTGTATCCACTGAGGAGATTTGGAAATGTGGTGAAATGGCAATTGCCTTTAAGAAACAGAGTTTGAAACCAGAAATTCAGTGTATTTCAGCCAAGACAAAGGAAGAGTGCATGGAGCTGATCCAG aaaaaggaaagtgatGCTGTAGTTGTGGGCAGAGCTGATATTTACACAGCCGGGAAGACTTATGGACTTGTACCAGCTGCTGGAGAAAGTTACTCTG ctGATGACAACAGCAATGCATACTATGCTGTGGTGTTAGTGAAACGAAATCTGTCCAATGCATTCACCATCAGTGACCTGAAAGGCAAGAAGTCCTGCcacacagggctggggagaACTGCTGGATGGACTATCCCCATTGGTATGCTCATTAAGAGGGGCATTATTAAGACCAGAGACTGTAATATTCCTCAAG ctgTGAGTGAGTTTTTCTCTGCCAGCTGTGTGCCTTCAGCTAAGCAGGAGAATTACCCATCCAAACTCTGTCAGCTCTGTATTGGAGATGATAGGGGAAACAATAAATGCAGTGCAAGTAGCCAAGAACGTTATTACAGCTACAGTGGAGCCTTCAG GTGCCTGGCAGAGAACTCTGGAGATGTGGCGTTTGTGAAGCACTCAACAGTGTTTGAGAACACAGATG GTAAGAATACTGATAGTTGGGCCCAAAACTTGAAGTCCAGTGACTTCCAGTTACTGTGTCCAAATGGTGCCCGTGCTGAAGTCACCCAGTTTGCTGAGTGTCACCTTGCTCAAGTGCCAGCTCAGGCCATTATGGTTCACCCAGATACCAGCGTTTTTGCTCTATATGGACTACTGGACAAAGCCCAG GTCTACTTCGGAAACAACAGCAATGGAAATGGATTCAAAATGTTTGATTCTTCAGCTTTTCAAGGAAAAGATTTGATTTTTAAGGATTCTGCTGTTGCGATTGTGCCAGTAGAAGAGAGGAGGACATATGCAGAATGGCTGGGAAGTGAATATATTGAGTCCCTTGAAGGGATGCAAACACCACAGTGCTCTGGGGCAAGTAATAAGATAAGACAATACCTACTCATGACAACAGTCATTCCCgtttttattttatgtcagATACAAGGCTTGGACTAG
- the MELTF gene encoding melanotransferrin isoform X2, translating to MKISRNVFYLLFFHAALSLERVRWCTVSEQELSKCNDMSKAFGGAGILPALECTQGGSAANCTRMIKDDLADAVTLDGHLIYQAGKEHGLKPVVGEVYDQEIGTSYYAVAVVRKNSNITINSLKGVTSCHTGINRTAGWDVPVGYLIDSGRLAAMGCDLPKAVSDYFSASCVPGANGVNYPKSLCQLCKGDSGGQNKCERNSQEQYYDYSGAFRCLAEGAGEVAFVKHSTVPENTDGRSLSSWAQKLRSQDFQLLCRNGSTADVTEWRTCHLARVPARAVVVRPETDGTAVFQLLNQGQQRFSGVGTRFQMFDSAAYGAQNLLFRDSTTELVAITDQDYQAWLGDEYLHAMQALSCDPNTLPESLNWCVVSTEEIWKCGEMAIAFKKQSLKPEIQCISAKTKEECMELIQKKESDAVVVGRADIYTAGKTYGLVPAAGESYSADDNSNAYYAVVLVKRNLSNAFTISDLKGKKSCHTGLGRTAGWTIPIGMLIKRGIIKTRDCNIPQAVSEFFSASCVPSAKQENYPSKLCQLCIGDDRGNNKCSASSQERYYSYSGAFRCLAENSGDVAFVKHSTVFENTDGKNTDSWAQNLKSSDFQLLCPNGARAEVTQFAECHLAQVPAQAIMVHPDTSVFALYGLLDKAQVYFGNNSNGNGFKMFDSSAFQGKDLIFKDSAVAIVPVEERRTYAEWLGSEYIESLEGMQTPQCSGATAITTNIAVLLAGSILLTISTTS from the exons ATGAAGATCTCCAGAAATGTCTTCtatcttctcttctttcatgCTG CTCTCAGCCTGGAACGTGTCCGGTGGTGCACTGTCTCTGAGCAAGAACTTTCCAAATGTAATGACATGAGTAAGGCCTTTGGGGGGGCTGGCATCCTTCCTGCTCTGGAGTGTACGCAGGGAGGGTCAGCTGCTAACTGTACCCGGATGATCAAG GATGATTTGGCAGATGCAGTGACACTGGATGGTCATTTGATTTACCAGGCCGGAAAGGAGCATGGTCTGAAACCTGTGGTTGGGGAAGTGTATGATCAAG AGATTGGAACTTCCTACTATGCTGTGGCTGTGGTGAGGAAGAACTCCAATATCACCATCAACAGCCTGAAGGGTGTCACTTCATGTCACACAGGCATCAACAGAACTGCAGGCTGGGATGTGCCGGTGGGTTATCTGATAGACAGCGGGCGCCTGGCAGCAATGGGATGTGACCTCCCAAAAG CTGTAAGTGACTATTTCAGTGCAAGCTGTGTTCCTGGAGCAAATGGTGTAAATTATCCCAAATCCCTCTGTCAGCTCTGCAAAGGGGATTCAGGTGGGCAGAACAAATGTGAACGGAATTCCCAAGAGCAATACTATGACTACAGTGGGGCTTTCAG gTGTTTGGCTGAAGGTGCTGGAGAAGTCGCTTTTGTGAAGCACAGCACAGTGCCTGAAAACACAGATG GAAGAAGTCTTTCTTCATGGGCCCAGAAGCTTCGCTCCCAGGACTTCCAGCTCCTGTGCCGTAATGGCAGTACAGCTGATGTGACAGAGTGGAGAACCTGCCACCTGGCCCGAGTCCCAGCTCGTGCCGTGGTTGTGCGGCCTGAGACAGATGGGACAGCTGTCTTCCAGCTTCTGAACCAGGGACAA CAAAGATTTAGTGGGGTAGGCACCAGATTTCAGATGTTTGACTCCGCAGCCTATGGTGCCCAGAATCTCCTGTTCAGAGACTCCACCACAGAGCTCGTTGCAATCACAGATCAGGATTACCAGGCATGGCTGGGTGATGAGTATCTTCATGCTATGCAAGCTCTAAGCTGTGACCCCAACA CATTGCCAGAAAGCCTGAACTGGTGTGTTGTATCCACTGAGGAGATTTGGAAATGTGGTGAAATGGCAATTGCCTTTAAGAAACAGAGTTTGAAACCAGAAATTCAGTGTATTTCAGCCAAGACAAAGGAAGAGTGCATGGAGCTGATCCAG aaaaaggaaagtgatGCTGTAGTTGTGGGCAGAGCTGATATTTACACAGCCGGGAAGACTTATGGACTTGTACCAGCTGCTGGAGAAAGTTACTCTG ctGATGACAACAGCAATGCATACTATGCTGTGGTGTTAGTGAAACGAAATCTGTCCAATGCATTCACCATCAGTGACCTGAAAGGCAAGAAGTCCTGCcacacagggctggggagaACTGCTGGATGGACTATCCCCATTGGTATGCTCATTAAGAGGGGCATTATTAAGACCAGAGACTGTAATATTCCTCAAG ctgTGAGTGAGTTTTTCTCTGCCAGCTGTGTGCCTTCAGCTAAGCAGGAGAATTACCCATCCAAACTCTGTCAGCTCTGTATTGGAGATGATAGGGGAAACAATAAATGCAGTGCAAGTAGCCAAGAACGTTATTACAGCTACAGTGGAGCCTTCAG GTGCCTGGCAGAGAACTCTGGAGATGTGGCGTTTGTGAAGCACTCAACAGTGTTTGAGAACACAGATG GTAAGAATACTGATAGTTGGGCCCAAAACTTGAAGTCCAGTGACTTCCAGTTACTGTGTCCAAATGGTGCCCGTGCTGAAGTCACCCAGTTTGCTGAGTGTCACCTTGCTCAAGTGCCAGCTCAGGCCATTATGGTTCACCCAGATACCAGCGTTTTTGCTCTATATGGACTACTGGACAAAGCCCAG GTCTACTTCGGAAACAACAGCAATGGAAATGGATTCAAAATGTTTGATTCTTCAGCTTTTCAAGGAAAAGATTTGATTTTTAAGGATTCTGCTGTTGCGATTGTGCCAGTAGAAGAGAGGAGGACATATGCAGAATGGCTGGGAAGTGAATATATTGAGTCCCTTGAAGGGATGCAAACACCACAGTGCTCTGGGGCAA CTGCAATAACAACAAAtattgctgtgctgctggctggcAGCATCCTCCTGACTATATCTACCACCTCATGA
- the PIGZ gene encoding GPI mannosyltransferase 4, translating to MRAPGLWALLAALRAGWCLLPQAGYLHPDEFFQSPEVMAGDILNLQVYYPWEFLSSSPCRTVVFPLMTSGVTYWVIKSLQQLDICSSCINSYTLLVSPRLLFTIFSFILDYSVYRLAPFWDVDPWKALVLLAGSYVTLVFYTRTFTNALEGLLFALLMVLVSSTRSDGSSAEPTSSPLIGIITTAGFFNRPTFLAFALMPLLYWAGLVVGSQKSIKTVINHFLKLVLCACFTAIVFVTADTFYFTSVGLDDLYSIKNNSLFDAVAQLNEKLVVTPLNFLSYNLNPHNLALHGSHPRVTHFTVNGIMLFGILHVLAIRAGFKMLKKYFHQLIRVKSHYCGSSGLLVHSEGNPMLLLFYFVPLAFLSLFSHQEPRFLIPLILPLVLFSTSQNSTMKWKHIIIIFNVLGALLFGCLHQGGLIPSLFHLEQLVHSPESSSHPRHYTLLFAHTYMPPRSLLNIQKRDTHVEVIDMAGSEEEILCQTVGQRASNFTCNDCHIFVIIPGTIKTTITKCGVLFKNETLIFPHLSMEDPPQIPFLFSANWRSQLGLYILQVDKNQ from the exons ATGCGAGCCCCGGGGCTGTGGGCGCTGCtggccgcgctgcgggcgggcTGGTGCCTGCTGCCGCAGGCCGGCTACCTGCACCCCGACGAGTTCTTCCAGTCGCCCGAGGTGATGGCAG gAGACATTTTAAACCTACAGGTCTATTATCCTTGGGAGTTCCTTTCCAGCTCTCCTTGCAGGACAGTTGTTTTCCCATTAATGACATCTGGAGTTACCTACTGGGTGATCAAGTCTTTGCAGCAGCTGGACATATGTTCAAGTTGCATCAACAGCTACACACTTCTTGTATCCCCTCGCCTTCTCTTTACAATCTTTTCTTTCATACTCGACTATAGCGTTTATCGATTAGCTCCTTTCTGGGATGTGGATCCATGGAAAGCGCTGGTACTTCTTGCTGGGTCATATGTCACTCTGGTGTTTTATACAAGAACATTTACCAATGCACTTGAAGGActtctctttgctcttctgATGGTACTGGTTTCCTCAACAAGGTCTGatggcagctcagcagagccaACGAGCAGCCCTCTCATAGGCATTATAACAACTGCTGGGTTTTTCAACAGGCCAACCTTTTTGGCATTTGCTCTAATGCCCCTGCTTTACTGGGCAGGTTTAGTTGTTGGCTCTCAAAAGAGCATTAAAACCGTTATAAACCACTTTTTGAAGCTTGTCCTATGTGCATGTTTTACTGCCATTGTTTTTGTAACAGCTGACACCTTCTATTTTACCTCCGTGGGCTTAGACGATCTCTACAGCATTAAAAACAACAGCCTATTTGATGCAGTAGCTCAATTAAATGAGAAACTGGTAGTAACCCCTTTAAATTTTCTCAGCTATAATCTTAATCCGCATAATCTTGCACTGCATGGAAGTCACCCACGAGTTACACATTTTACAGTCAACGGAATAATGCTCTTTGGGATCTTACATGTTCTGGCTATCCGTgctggttttaaaatgttaaagaaatacTTCCATCAATTAATAAGGGTCAAGTCACATTACTGTGGGTCATCTGGGCTATTGGTTCATTCTGAAGGCAATCCAATGTtactgctgttttattttgttcctttgGCATTTCTCTCCCTATTTAGTCACCAAGAACCTCGTTTTCTCATTCCTCTCATCTTGCCATTAGTCCTGTTCAGCACATCACAGAACAGCACTATGAAGTGGAAACacatcattattattttcaatGTTCTTGGGGCTTTGCTGTTTGGGTGCTTACACCAGGGAGGACTGATACCATCTTTGTTTCACTTGGAGCAACTCGTACATTCTCCGGAGTCCTCAAGCCATCCAAGACACTATACTCTACTCTTTGCTCACACCTATATGCCTCCTAGGTCTCTGCTTAATATCCAGAAGAGAGACACGCATGTAGAAGTCATTGATATGGCAGGGTCTGAAGAAGAAATCCTCTGCCAAACAGTAGGGCAGCGAGCAAGCAATTTTACCTGCAATGACTGTCATATATTTGTTATAATCCCTGGTACAATCAAAACCACAATTACAAAATGCGGTGTCTTGTTCAAGAATGAGACTTTGATATTTCCACATTTATCAATGGAAGACCCCCCACAAATACCCTTCCTATTCAGTGCAAATTGGAGAAGTCAGTTGGGATTATACATCCTTCAGGTAGATAAAAATCAGTAG